One genomic window of Bradyrhizobium sp. CCGE-LA001 includes the following:
- a CDS encoding phosphatidylserine decarboxylase, translating into MSILDSIQRQIPPIHKEGYPFIGGFALASLVLFWLWSPLGWIGTILTVWCALFFRDPVRVTPVREGLVVSPADGRVSMITMALPPAELGLGDRPLPRISVFMSVFNCHVNRSPIAGRVDRIAYRPGLFINAELDKASEDNERNSLVITTPTARIGVIQIAGLVAKRIVCFVKEGQAIGAGERFGLIRFGSRLDVYLPLGTKALVSEGQTAIAGETILADLAGDDSGRTYRNN; encoded by the coding sequence ATGTCCATTCTCGATTCGATCCAGCGTCAGATCCCGCCGATCCACAAGGAGGGCTATCCCTTCATCGGCGGCTTTGCGCTGGCAAGCCTGGTCCTGTTCTGGCTGTGGTCGCCGCTGGGGTGGATCGGCACGATCCTGACCGTATGGTGCGCGCTGTTCTTCCGCGATCCCGTCCGGGTGACGCCCGTGCGCGAGGGGCTCGTGGTGTCGCCGGCCGACGGCCGCGTCTCGATGATCACCATGGCGCTGCCGCCGGCCGAACTCGGCCTCGGCGACCGGCCGCTGCCGCGCATCTCGGTGTTCATGAGCGTGTTCAATTGCCATGTGAACCGCAGCCCGATCGCGGGCAGGGTGGACCGTATCGCATACCGGCCCGGCCTGTTCATCAATGCCGAGCTCGACAAGGCGAGCGAGGACAACGAGCGCAACTCGCTCGTGATCACGACGCCGACCGCGCGGATCGGCGTGATCCAGATCGCCGGCCTCGTCGCCAAGCGCATCGTCTGTTTCGTCAAGGAAGGGCAGGCGATCGGCGCCGGCGAGCGCTTCGGCCTGATCCGCTTCGGCTCGCGCCTCGACGTCTATCTGCCGTTGGGCACCAAGGCGCTGGTGTCGGAAGGGCAGACTGCAATCGCCGGCGAGACGATTCTGGCTGACCTCGCCGGAGACGATTCCGGGCGCACTTACCGCAACAATTAA
- a CDS encoding motility protein A, whose product MDIATLVGLVAGAIVVSSLILMGGSFGMFYDIHAVIVIFGGSFAATMIRFPLSAMIHGLPLGAKFAFTLSSLSAHDLVDELARIAEIARKQGPVGLEKVETDEPFLAKGIRYVADGYDLDFIRDNLERDRDNFLMHLNEGSKIYRAVGDCAPAFGMIGTLLGMVQMFSNMQDPSKLGPFMATALLATLYGAVVANLICLPIADKLHGKLLDEETNRTLIIDGILMIRDSKSPTLVREMLLAYLPEKHRHAEGEPVPA is encoded by the coding sequence ATGGATATCGCAACACTTGTTGGCCTGGTCGCAGGCGCCATTGTCGTGTCGTCGCTGATCCTGATGGGCGGCAGCTTCGGGATGTTCTACGACATCCACGCCGTCATCGTCATCTTCGGCGGCTCATTCGCCGCAACGATGATCCGCTTTCCATTGTCGGCAATGATCCACGGCTTGCCGCTGGGCGCAAAGTTCGCCTTTACCCTGAGCAGCCTTTCGGCGCACGACCTCGTCGACGAACTCGCCCGCATTGCCGAGATCGCCCGCAAACAGGGACCGGTCGGGCTCGAAAAGGTCGAGACCGACGAGCCGTTCCTCGCCAAGGGCATCCGCTACGTCGCCGACGGCTACGACCTCGACTTCATCCGTGACAATCTGGAGCGCGACCGCGACAACTTTCTGATGCACCTCAACGAAGGCAGCAAGATCTATCGCGCGGTCGGCGACTGCGCGCCGGCATTCGGCATGATCGGTACGCTGCTCGGTATGGTGCAAATGTTCTCCAACATGCAGGATCCCTCGAAGCTCGGTCCGTTCATGGCGACCGCGTTGCTGGCGACGCTCTACGGCGCCGTCGTCGCGAACCTGATCTGCCTGCCGATCGCCGACAAGCTGCATGGCAAGCTGCTCGATGAAGAGACCAACCGGACGCTGATCATCGACGGGATTTTGATGATCCGCGATTCCAAGAGCCCGACGCTCGTGCGCGAGATGCTGCTGGCCTATCTGCCGGAGAAGCATCGCCACGCTGAAGGCGAGCCGGTGCCGGCCTGA
- a CDS encoding TIGR00730 family Rossman fold protein, protein MSTIKTVCVYCGSGPGTNPRFVEGAEAFGKALAENNIRLVYGGGSLGLMGAVATSVLDHGGTVTGIIPDFLRARENALTRVQEMIVTPDMHERKRLMFERSDAFVALPGGVGTLEELVEQMTWKQLGRHAKPVLLANIDNFWEPLFSLLSHMRQTEFIRAGLSIDILKADRVEDILPKLKAAAAQVAEAEKQMAPDVARKL, encoded by the coding sequence ATGAGCACGATCAAAACCGTCTGTGTCTATTGCGGCTCCGGCCCTGGAACCAATCCCCGCTTCGTTGAAGGTGCCGAGGCATTCGGCAAGGCCCTCGCCGAGAACAACATCCGTCTGGTCTATGGCGGCGGCTCGCTCGGCCTGATGGGCGCGGTCGCCACCTCCGTGCTCGATCACGGCGGTACCGTCACCGGCATCATCCCCGACTTCCTGAGGGCGCGCGAGAACGCGCTGACGCGCGTGCAGGAAATGATCGTCACTCCCGACATGCACGAGCGCAAGCGGCTGATGTTCGAGCGCTCCGACGCCTTCGTGGCGCTGCCGGGCGGCGTCGGCACCCTGGAAGAGCTGGTCGAGCAGATGACCTGGAAGCAGCTCGGCCGCCACGCCAAGCCGGTGCTGCTCGCCAATATCGACAATTTCTGGGAGCCGCTGTTCTCGCTGCTGTCGCATATGCGACAAACGGAGTTCATCCGCGCCGGCCTTTCAATCGACATCCTCAAGGCCGATCGCGTCGAGGACATTTTGCCGAAGCTGAAGGCGGCCGCGGCGCAGGTCGCCGAGGCGGAAAAGCAGATGGCCCCGGACGTCGCGCGCAAGCTCTGA
- a CDS encoding ABCB family ABC transporter ATP-binding protein/permease, protein MDQPQSFDGADVPDPPVQGPLERATLMGTLAHLWPYIWPGDRFDLKMRVVWSLVLLLAAKLITLTVPFSFKWATDALTGANTAPVAAGNWHLWVIASPLLLTASYGLMRILMAVLTQWRDGIFARVAMHAVRKLATLTFIHMHELSLRFHLERKTGGLTRVLERGREGIEVIVRMVILQLIPTIVEVTLLMAVLLWQFDWRYVVATLITVTLYMYYTYIATEWRIGIRRKMNDSDTEANTKAIDSLLNYETVKYFGAEAREAQRYDKSVERYEEASVRTYTSLAVLNTGQAVIFTLGLTATMLMCAIGVRNGTNTVGDFVLVNAMMIQLYQPLNFMGMVYREIKQAIIDIEKMFNVLGREAEINDAPDAQPLVISAGTVRFEDVRFAYEPTRPILKGISFEVPAGKTVAIVGPSGAGKSTISRLLFRLYDVSGGKIMIDGQDIRAVTQDSLRASIGMVPQDTVLFNDTIRYNIRYGRWDASDAEVEEAARLAQIDHFIRMAPMGYETQVGERGLKLSGGEKQRVAIARTVLKAPPILVLDEATSALDTHTEHEIQGALDRVAKNRTSLVIAHRLSTIVGADEIIVLDQGRIAERGTHAKLLAQGGLYASMWNRQREAEAAREKLAKMADSGEAPNREPPPVSDALTTPAAAE, encoded by the coding sequence ATGGACCAACCTCAATCGTTCGACGGCGCCGACGTTCCTGATCCTCCCGTACAAGGACCACTGGAGCGGGCCACGCTGATGGGCACGCTGGCGCATCTGTGGCCCTATATCTGGCCGGGCGACCGCTTCGATCTGAAGATGCGGGTGGTCTGGTCGCTGGTGCTGCTGCTCGCGGCCAAGCTGATCACGCTCACCGTGCCGTTCAGCTTCAAATGGGCGACGGACGCGCTGACCGGCGCCAATACCGCGCCGGTCGCGGCCGGCAATTGGCACCTCTGGGTGATCGCTTCGCCGCTGCTGCTGACCGCAAGCTATGGCCTGATGCGCATCCTGATGGCGGTGCTGACGCAATGGCGCGACGGCATCTTTGCCCGCGTCGCCATGCACGCGGTGCGCAAGCTTGCGACCCTCACTTTCATCCACATGCACGAGCTGTCGCTGCGCTTTCATCTCGAACGCAAGACCGGTGGCCTGACGCGCGTGCTCGAGCGCGGCCGCGAGGGCATCGAGGTGATCGTGCGCATGGTGATCCTCCAGCTGATCCCGACCATTGTCGAGGTCACGCTGCTGATGGCTGTGCTGCTCTGGCAGTTCGACTGGCGCTACGTGGTCGCGACCCTGATCACGGTCACGCTCTACATGTACTACACCTACATCGCGACCGAGTGGCGAATCGGCATCCGCCGCAAGATGAACGATTCCGACACCGAGGCGAACACCAAGGCGATCGACTCGCTGCTCAATTACGAGACGGTGAAGTATTTCGGCGCCGAGGCGCGCGAGGCGCAGCGCTACGACAAATCGGTCGAGCGTTACGAAGAGGCGAGCGTCCGCACCTATACCTCGCTCGCGGTGCTCAACACCGGGCAGGCCGTGATCTTCACGCTCGGGCTGACCGCGACCATGCTGATGTGCGCGATCGGCGTGCGCAACGGCACCAACACGGTCGGTGATTTCGTGCTGGTCAACGCCATGATGATCCAGCTCTACCAGCCGCTGAATTTCATGGGCATGGTCTATCGCGAGATCAAGCAGGCGATCATCGACATCGAGAAGATGTTCAACGTGCTGGGTCGCGAGGCCGAGATCAACGACGCGCCCGATGCGCAGCCGCTGGTCATTTCTGCCGGCACCGTGCGCTTCGAGGACGTGCGCTTTGCCTATGAGCCGACGCGCCCGATCCTGAAAGGCATCAGCTTCGAGGTGCCGGCCGGCAAGACGGTCGCGATCGTCGGCCCGTCCGGCGCCGGCAAGTCGACGATCTCGCGTCTGCTGTTCCGCCTCTACGACGTCTCCGGCGGGAAGATCATGATCGACGGTCAGGACATTCGCGCGGTCACGCAGGATTCACTGCGCGCATCCATCGGCATGGTGCCGCAGGACACCGTGCTGTTCAACGACACCATCCGCTACAACATCCGCTACGGCCGCTGGGACGCCAGCGATGCCGAGGTCGAAGAGGCGGCGCGGCTCGCGCAGATCGACCATTTCATCCGCATGGCGCCGATGGGCTACGAGACCCAGGTCGGCGAGCGCGGCCTGAAGCTCTCGGGCGGCGAGAAGCAGCGCGTCGCGATCGCGCGCACCGTCCTGAAGGCGCCGCCGATCCTGGTGCTGGACGAGGCGACCTCGGCGCTCGACACCCACACCGAGCACGAGATCCAGGGCGCGCTCGATCGCGTGGCGAAAAACCGCACCTCGCTGGTGATCGCGCACCGGCTCTCGACCATCGTCGGTGCCGACGAGATCATCGTGCTGGACCAGGGCCGCATCGCCGAGCGCGGCACCCACGCAAAACTGCTCGCGCAAGGCGGCCTCTATGCCAGCATGTGGAACAGGCAGCGCGAGGCCGAGGCGGCTCGGGAGAAACTGGCCAAGATGGCCGACTCTGGCGAGGCGCCCAACCGGGAGCCGCCACCGGTCAGCGACGCCCTGACGACACCTGCGGCGGCGGAGTGA
- the cysS gene encoding cysteine--tRNA ligase encodes MELRLYDTLSREKRPFAPLDAKNVRMYVCGPTVYDFAHIGNARPVIVFDVLFRLLRHLYGEAHVKYVRNITDVDDKINDRAARDFPGLPLNEAIRKVTEQTGRQFHADVDALGALRPSVEPRATEHIGEMREIIEKLIAGGFAYVAEDHVLFSPQAMNAANSALPRYGALSKRSLDEMIAGARVDVAPYKKDSTDFVLWKPSKPGEPSWPSPAGIKAEGRPGWHIECSAMAWKHLGEHFDIHGGGIDLVFPHHENEVAQTCCAFHQQRMANYWMHNGFLQVESEKMSKSLGNFITIHELLKDWPGEVLRLNMLKTHYRSPIDWTMKSLEESAKTLDDWYRVAADVEPGKPAASVLEPLLDDLNTSLAIAALHGLRSSDVNALAGSLRLLGFLSESAAQWEGRKQQASGVDAKEVERLIAERTAARSRKDFGESDRIRDLLAAMGVAIKDSKEGTTWEIAR; translated from the coding sequence ATGGAATTGCGCCTCTACGATACGCTGAGCCGGGAAAAGCGCCCCTTCGCGCCGCTCGATGCGAAGAACGTCCGCATGTATGTCTGCGGACCGACCGTCTATGACTTCGCCCATATCGGCAATGCGCGGCCGGTGATCGTGTTCGACGTGCTGTTTCGGCTGCTGCGCCATCTCTATGGCGAGGCGCATGTCAAATATGTTCGCAACATCACCGACGTCGACGACAAGATCAACGATCGCGCCGCGCGGGATTTCCCCGGCCTGCCGCTGAACGAGGCCATTCGCAAGGTCACGGAGCAGACGGGCAGGCAGTTTCACGCCGACGTCGACGCGCTTGGCGCGCTTCGGCCGAGCGTCGAGCCGCGCGCGACCGAGCATATCGGCGAAATGCGCGAGATCATCGAGAAGCTCATCGCCGGCGGCTTTGCCTATGTCGCCGAGGACCATGTGCTGTTCTCGCCGCAGGCGATGAACGCGGCTAATTCCGCGCTGCCGCGCTATGGTGCGCTGTCGAAGCGTTCGCTGGACGAGATGATCGCCGGCGCCCGTGTAGATGTCGCGCCCTACAAGAAGGATTCGACCGACTTCGTGCTGTGGAAGCCGTCGAAGCCCGGCGAGCCGTCATGGCCGTCGCCGGCCGGCATCAAGGCCGAGGGCCGTCCGGGCTGGCACATCGAGTGCTCGGCCATGGCCTGGAAGCATCTCGGCGAGCATTTCGACATCCATGGCGGCGGCATCGATCTCGTGTTTCCGCACCACGAGAACGAGGTTGCGCAGACCTGCTGCGCCTTCCACCAGCAGCGCATGGCGAACTATTGGATGCATAACGGCTTCCTGCAGGTCGAGAGCGAGAAGATGTCGAAGAGCCTCGGCAACTTCATCACGATCCACGAACTCTTGAAGGACTGGCCGGGCGAGGTGCTGCGTTTGAACATGCTGAAGACGCATTACCGTTCGCCGATCGACTGGACCATGAAGTCGCTGGAGGAGAGCGCCAAGACGCTCGACGATTGGTACCGCGTTGCGGCCGACGTCGAGCCCGGCAAGCCGGCCGCGTCCGTTCTTGAGCCGCTGCTCGACGACCTCAACACGTCGCTGGCGATCGCGGCGCTGCATGGCTTGCGCAGCAGCGACGTGAATGCCCTGGCGGGATCGTTGCGGCTGCTCGGCTTCCTCTCGGAGAGCGCTGCGCAATGGGAGGGTCGCAAGCAGCAGGCGAGCGGCGTCGATGCGAAGGAGGTCGAGCGCCTGATCGCAGAGCGAACGGCTGCCCGCAGCCGCAAGGATTTTGGGGAATCCGACCGCATCCGCGATCTGCTCGCCGCGATGGGCGTTGCCATCAAGGACTCCAAGGAAGGCACGACCTGGGAGATCGCCCGATGA
- a CDS encoding GNAT family N-acetyltransferase has protein sequence MAQAHPKPGLRPFLPADVPVLAAIFAASIEELTGDDYSEAQQEAWMAAAEDEEFGKRLAADLTLIATLEGSPVGFASLRGNDHIRMLYVHPAVAGQGIATMLVDALEKLAGGRGAASLSVDASDTAQGFFAKRGYTAQQRNSVTMNDEWLANTTMKKTLGAAQ, from the coding sequence ATGGCACAAGCTCACCCCAAGCCCGGCTTGCGGCCCTTCCTGCCGGCGGACGTGCCGGTCCTCGCGGCGATCTTCGCGGCCAGCATCGAGGAGCTGACCGGCGACGATTATAGCGAGGCGCAGCAGGAAGCCTGGATGGCCGCCGCCGAGGACGAGGAGTTCGGCAAGCGGCTCGCCGCCGACCTGACGCTGATCGCGACGCTGGAGGGCTCACCCGTGGGCTTCGCCTCACTGCGCGGCAACGATCACATCCGCATGCTCTATGTGCATCCGGCGGTCGCCGGGCAGGGGATCGCGACCATGCTGGTCGACGCGCTGGAGAAGCTCGCCGGCGGCCGCGGCGCCGCCAGCCTTTCGGTGGACGCCAGCGACACCGCCCAGGGCTTCTTCGCCAAGCGCGGCTACACCGCCCAGCAGCGCAACAGCGTCACCATGAATGACGAGTGGCTCGCCAACACCACCATGAAGAAGACGCTCGGAGCGGCGCAATGA
- a CDS encoding RraA family protein, with amino-acid sequence MTDKATGPLPASVLEALGRYDTPTICNAMEIVAPERRLIGYTTKQLVCPFPDLPPIVGYARTVAIRSVLKSSLPAEEQSKRRIEYYEYVGTGHGPRISVIQDIDGPDVGYGAFWGEVQSNVHKALGCLGVITDGSIRDIPQWAPGFQALAGSIGPSHAWVHAESFGGEVRVAGMTVKSDDLIHADQHGAIVIPLDVAAKLPEAAELCGRRETPILEIARSPDFSLEKLKAALKRSAEIH; translated from the coding sequence GTGACCGATAAAGCGACCGGGCCGCTGCCCGCTTCCGTCCTCGAAGCGCTGGGCCGCTATGACACGCCGACCATCTGCAACGCCATGGAGATCGTGGCGCCCGAGCGGCGGCTGATCGGCTACACCACCAAGCAGCTAGTCTGCCCGTTTCCCGATCTGCCCCCGATCGTCGGCTATGCCCGCACGGTCGCGATCCGCTCGGTGCTGAAATCCTCGCTCCCTGCGGAGGAGCAGTCCAAGCGCCGCATCGAATATTACGAATATGTCGGCACCGGCCACGGTCCGCGCATCTCGGTGATCCAGGACATCGACGGCCCCGATGTCGGCTATGGCGCGTTCTGGGGCGAGGTGCAGAGCAACGTGCACAAGGCGCTCGGCTGCCTCGGCGTCATCACCGACGGCTCGATCCGCGACATCCCGCAATGGGCCCCGGGTTTCCAGGCGCTGGCCGGCTCGATCGGCCCGTCCCATGCCTGGGTGCATGCGGAGAGCTTCGGCGGTGAGGTGCGCGTCGCCGGCATGACCGTGAAGTCGGATGATCTCATTCATGCCGACCAGCACGGCGCCATCGTGATCCCGCTCGACGTCGCGGCGAAGCTGCCCGAGGCTGCCGAGCTCTGTGGCCGGCGCGAGACGCCGATCCTGGAGATCGCGCGCAGCCCCGACTTCTCGCTGGAGAAGCTGAAGGCCGCGCTGAAACGCTCGGCGGAGATCCACTGA
- a CDS encoding VOC family protein codes for MIDHISVGVSDLDRAAKFYEATLAALGLTRLVTRPRTVGFGKAYPEFWINLREGMPRVPPESGVHICLRAKTTDEVDAFHVAALSAGGGSDGAPGIRPHDRVRYYAAFVTDPDGNRIEAVTFPSE; via the coding sequence ATGATCGACCACATCTCGGTCGGCGTCAGCGATCTCGATCGCGCCGCGAAATTCTACGAGGCGACACTTGCCGCGCTCGGCCTGACGCGTCTCGTGACGCGGCCGCGGACGGTCGGCTTCGGCAAGGCTTATCCGGAATTCTGGATCAATCTGCGCGAGGGCATGCCACGCGTCCCGCCGGAAAGCGGCGTGCACATCTGCCTGCGCGCGAAGACGACCGATGAGGTCGATGCGTTTCACGTCGCCGCGCTGTCCGCCGGTGGTGGCTCCGACGGCGCGCCCGGCATCCGTCCGCACGATCGCGTGCGCTATTACGCCGCCTTCGTCACCGATCCCGACGGCAACCGGATCGAGGCGGTGACGTTTCCGAGCGAATAG
- the cimA gene encoding citramalate synthase produces MSKERLYLFDTTLRDGAQTNGVDFTLTDKQVIAAMLDDLGIDYVEGGYPGANPLDSEFFATKPKLNHARFTAFGMTRRAGRSVSNDPGVAGLLEAKADAICFVAKSSAYQVRVALETTKEENLASIRDSVAAAKAAGREVMLDCEHFFDGYKEDAGFALACAKAAYEAGARWVVLCDTNGGTMPDEVEAIVREVTKHIPGDHVGIHAHNDTEQAVANSLAAVRAGARQIQGTLNGLGERCGNANLCSLIPTLKLKKGFADAFEIGVTTDKLATLVKVSRTLDDMLNRVPNRHAAYVGESAFVTKTGIHASAVLKDPQTYEHVLPELVGNHRKVLVSDQAGRSNVIAELDRAGIPYEKSDPKLTRLVEELKDREAQGYAYESANASFELLARRTLGKVPHYFEVEQFDVNVEQRYNSHGERVTVALAVVKVDVAGERLISAAEGNGPVNALDVALRKDLGKYQKYIEGLRLIDYRVRILNGGTGAVTRVLIESEDENGDRWTTVGVSPNIIDASFQALMDSVIYKLVKSGAPA; encoded by the coding sequence ATGAGCAAGGAGCGTCTTTATCTGTTCGACACCACGCTGCGCGACGGCGCGCAGACCAATGGCGTCGATTTCACCCTGACCGACAAGCAGGTCATCGCCGCGATGCTCGATGATCTCGGCATCGACTATGTCGAGGGCGGCTATCCCGGCGCCAATCCGCTCGACAGCGAGTTCTTCGCGACCAAGCCCAAGCTCAATCATGCGCGCTTCACCGCCTTCGGCATGACGCGGCGGGCGGGGCGCTCGGTCTCCAACGACCCCGGTGTAGCCGGGCTGCTGGAGGCGAAGGCGGATGCGATCTGCTTCGTCGCAAAATCCTCGGCCTATCAGGTGCGCGTTGCGCTGGAGACGACGAAGGAGGAGAACCTCGCCTCGATCCGCGACAGCGTCGCAGCGGCAAAGGCCGCCGGACGCGAAGTGATGCTGGACTGCGAGCATTTCTTCGACGGCTACAAGGAGGATGCGGGTTTTGCGCTGGCCTGCGCCAAGGCCGCCTATGAGGCGGGCGCGCGCTGGGTGGTGCTGTGCGACACCAATGGCGGCACCATGCCTGACGAGGTCGAGGCCATCGTCAGAGAGGTGACCAAGCACATCCCCGGCGATCATGTCGGCATCCACGCCCATAACGACACCGAGCAGGCGGTCGCCAATTCGCTCGCGGCCGTGCGCGCCGGCGCCCGGCAGATCCAGGGCACGCTGAACGGCCTCGGCGAGCGTTGCGGCAATGCCAATCTGTGCTCGCTGATCCCGACGCTGAAATTGAAGAAGGGTTTTGCCGACGCCTTCGAGATCGGCGTCACCACGGACAAGCTGGCGACGCTCGTCAAGGTCTCGCGCACCCTCGACGACATGCTCAACCGGGTGCCAAACCGGCATGCGGCCTATGTCGGCGAGAGTGCCTTCGTCACCAAGACCGGCATTCATGCCTCCGCCGTGCTCAAGGACCCGCAGACCTATGAGCATGTGTTGCCGGAGCTGGTCGGCAACCACCGCAAGGTGCTGGTGTCCGACCAGGCCGGGCGTTCCAACGTCATCGCCGAGCTCGACCGCGCCGGCATCCCTTATGAGAAGAGTGATCCGAAGCTGACGCGCCTCGTCGAGGAATTGAAGGATCGCGAGGCGCAAGGCTACGCCTATGAATCCGCTAATGCCTCGTTCGAGCTTCTGGCGCGGCGGACGCTCGGCAAGGTGCCGCATTATTTCGAGGTCGAGCAATTCGACGTCAATGTCGAGCAGCGCTATAATTCGCACGGCGAGCGCGTCACCGTGGCGCTGGCGGTCGTCAAGGTCGATGTTGCCGGCGAGCGCCTGATCTCGGCGGCCGAAGGCAACGGTCCCGTCAACGCGCTCGACGTCGCCCTGCGCAAGGATCTCGGCAAGTACCAGAAATACATCGAGGGCCTGAGGCTGATCGACTATCGCGTGCGTATCCTCAATGGCGGCACCGGCGCGGTGACGCGCGTGCTGATCGAGAGCGAGGACGAGAACGGCGACCGCTGGACCACGGTCGGCGTGTCCCCGAACATCATCGACGCCTCGTTCCAGGCGCTGATGGATTCGGTGATCTACAAGCTCGTGAAGTCGGGCGCGCCGGCGTAG
- a CDS encoding CDP-alcohol phosphatidyltransferase family protein: protein MTPYDFKDPDTRRRRFRPIPVRMLVPNVITLLAICAGLTSIRLSIEGHISLAVYAIVFAAALDGIDGRIARMIKGQSKFGAELDSLADFVNFGVAPGLMLYFWQLHELGNAGWIAAMVFAISGGLRLARFNATMDDPNKPAFAANFFTGVPAPAGAITVLLPIYVAFLGLGRWPVAMTAAYTLLIAFLMVSRLPVFSGKTKRMRVPPELVLPAFVAVVVFIALLIAYPWHVLSIGTVLYLLCLPLGYKSYRDQARALETAAPADGEISSPPSAPTMANLSEPPQDDDRPGRLH from the coding sequence ATGACGCCCTATGATTTCAAGGACCCCGATACGCGCCGCCGGCGGTTCCGCCCGATTCCGGTGCGGATGCTGGTGCCGAACGTCATCACGCTGCTGGCGATCTGCGCCGGCCTGACCTCGATCCGGCTGTCGATCGAGGGACACATTTCGCTGGCCGTCTACGCAATCGTGTTCGCGGCCGCGCTCGACGGCATCGACGGGCGCATCGCGCGCATGATCAAGGGCCAGTCCAAGTTCGGCGCCGAGCTCGACAGCCTCGCGGACTTCGTCAATTTCGGCGTGGCGCCCGGTCTGATGCTGTACTTCTGGCAACTGCACGAGCTCGGCAATGCCGGCTGGATCGCCGCGATGGTGTTCGCGATCTCCGGCGGCCTGCGTCTGGCGCGTTTCAACGCCACCATGGACGATCCAAACAAGCCGGCCTTCGCCGCCAATTTCTTCACCGGCGTGCCGGCGCCGGCCGGCGCGATCACCGTGCTGCTGCCGATCTATGTCGCGTTCCTCGGTCTCGGGCGCTGGCCCGTGGCGATGACGGCCGCCTACACGCTGCTGATCGCCTTCCTGATGGTGTCGCGCCTGCCGGTGTTCTCCGGCAAGACCAAGCGCATGCGCGTGCCACCCGAGCTGGTGCTGCCGGCGTTCGTCGCCGTCGTCGTCTTCATCGCGCTCCTGATCGCCTATCCCTGGCATGTGCTCTCGATCGGCACGGTGCTCTATCTGCTCTGCCTGCCGCTCGGCTACAAATCCTACCGCGACCAGGCACGGGCGCTGGAAACCGCTGCGCCGGCGGATGGCGAAATCTCGTCACCGCCCTCGGCGCCGACGATGGCGAACCTGTCGGAGCCGCCGCAGGATGACGACCGGCCCGGACGGCTGCACTGA